A region from the Pseudomonas cucumis genome encodes:
- the fadA gene encoding acetyl-CoA C-acyltransferase FadA, with protein MSLNPRDVVIVDFGRTPMGRSKGGMHRNTRAEDMSAHLISKLLERNVKVDPSEVEDVIWGCVNQTLEQGWNIARMASLMTQIPHTSAGQTVSRLCGSSMSALHTAAQAIMTGNGDVFVVGGVEHMGHVSMMHGVDPNPHMSLYAAKASGMMGLTAEMLGKMHGITREQQDAFGVRSHQLAHKATLEGKFKDEIIPMQGYDENGFLKLFDYDETIRPETTLESLAALKPAFNPKGGTVTAGTSSQITDGASCMIVMSAQRAQDLGIQPMAVIRSMAVAGVDPAIMGYGPVPATQKALKRAGLAINDIDFFELNEAFAAQALPVLKDLKVLDKMNEKVNLHGGAIALGHPFGCSGARISGTLLNVMKQNGGTFGVATMCIGLGQGISTVFERV; from the coding sequence ATGAGCTTGAATCCTAGAGACGTCGTGATTGTCGACTTCGGTCGTACGCCGATGGGCCGCTCCAAGGGCGGCATGCACCGCAACACCCGCGCCGAAGACATGTCGGCGCACCTGATCAGCAAATTGCTGGAACGCAACGTCAAGGTCGACCCGAGCGAAGTCGAAGACGTGATCTGGGGCTGTGTGAACCAGACCCTGGAGCAGGGCTGGAACATCGCCCGCATGGCGTCCCTGATGACGCAGATCCCGCACACCTCGGCCGGCCAGACCGTCAGCCGTCTGTGTGGTTCGTCGATGAGTGCTCTGCACACCGCTGCGCAAGCGATCATGACCGGTAACGGTGACGTGTTCGTGGTTGGTGGCGTCGAGCATATGGGGCACGTGAGTATGATGCACGGTGTCGATCCAAACCCGCACATGTCACTGTACGCGGCGAAAGCCTCGGGCATGATGGGCCTGACCGCGGAAATGCTCGGCAAAATGCATGGCATTACTCGCGAACAACAGGACGCCTTTGGCGTGCGCTCCCACCAGCTCGCCCACAAGGCGACGCTGGAAGGCAAGTTCAAAGACGAAATCATCCCGATGCAGGGCTACGACGAGAACGGTTTCCTGAAACTGTTCGACTACGACGAAACCATTCGTCCGGAAACCACCCTGGAAAGCCTGGCGGCTCTGAAGCCAGCGTTTAACCCGAAGGGCGGCACCGTGACAGCCGGTACTTCGTCGCAGATCACCGACGGTGCTTCGTGCATGATCGTGATGTCGGCGCAGCGTGCCCAAGACCTGGGCATCCAGCCGATGGCGGTGATTCGTTCGATGGCCGTGGCGGGTGTGGACCCGGCGATCATGGGCTATGGTCCAGTACCGGCCACGCAGAAAGCACTGAAGCGCGCGGGTCTTGCTATCAACGATATCGACTTCTTCGAGCTCAACGAAGCTTTCGCCGCACAGGCCCTGCCAGTGCTGAAAGATTTGAAAGTGCTCGACAAGATGAACGAGAAGGTTAACCTGCACGGCGGCGCGATCGCCCTGGGTCACCCGTTCGGTTGCTCCGGTGCCCGTATCTCCGGCACTTTGCTGAACGTGATGAAGCAGAATGGCGGCACCTTCGGGGTGGCTACCATGTGCATTGGTCTCGGCCAAGGCATCTCCACCGTCTTCGAACGCGTTTAA
- a CDS encoding DUF1653 domain-containing protein — translation MPIQPGLYEHYKGPQYRVFAVARHSETEEEVVFYQALYGDYGFWVRPLSMFLESVEVDGEQVPRFALVQAEPSVFPQP, via the coding sequence ATGCCGATACAACCTGGGCTCTACGAACATTACAAAGGTCCGCAGTACCGCGTATTCGCGGTTGCGCGGCATTCGGAAACCGAAGAGGAAGTGGTCTTCTACCAAGCCCTGTATGGCGATTACGGCTTTTGGGTGCGCCCCTTGAGCATGTTCCTGGAGTCGGTCGAGGTTGACGGCGAACAGGTGCCACGCTTTGCTTTGGTGCAAGCCGAACCGAGCGTTTTTCCGCAGCCATAA
- the topA gene encoding type I DNA topoisomerase — protein sequence MGKSLVIVESPAKAKTINKYLGNQYVVKSSIGHIRDLPTSGSASASKEPAAKRGKAAAGEGPVLTPKEKARKQLVSRMGVDPDHGWKAKYEILPGKEKVIEELRRLAKDADTIYLATDLDREGEAIAWHLREAIGGDDSRYKRVVFNEITKKAIQEAFSKPGELDIDRVNAQQARRFLDRVVGYMVSPLLWAKVARGLSAGRVQSVAVKLVVEREREIRAFNPEEYWEVHADLGTAKGATVRFDVAREKGEAFKPLNEVQAMAALEKLKASSYSIVKREDKPTSSKPSAPFITSTLQQAASNRLGFGVKKTMMMAQRLYEAGYITYMRTDSTNLSADAVTMARTYIEGEFGKKYLPESPNVYSSKEGAQEAHEAIRPSDANTEPSKLSGMERDAERLYELIWRQFLACQMLPAQYLSTTVTVGAGDFELRAKGRILKFDGYTRVMPQIAKPGDDDVLPDMAQGDAMKLIKLDPTQHFTKPPARYSEASLVKEMEKRGIGRPSTYAAIISTIQDRGYVALHNRRFYSEKMGDIVTERLAESFSNLMDYGFTAGMEENLDDVAQGERDWKNVLDEFYGDFKKKLEVAESAEGGMRANQPVMTDIPCVLCGRPMQIRTASTGVFLGCSGYSLPPKERCKATVNLVPGDEIAADDEGESESLVLRGKHRCPICSTAMDAYLLDEKRKLHICGNNPDCSGYEIEEGTYRIKGYEGPSLECDKCGSEMQLKTGRFGKFFGCTNATCKNTRKLLKSGDAAPPKMDPVKMPELKCEKVNDTYILRDGASGLFLAASQFPKNRETRAPLVMEIVPHKDEIDPKYHFLCEAPKKDPDGLPAVIRYSRKTKEQYVQTEVDGKPTGWKAYYDGGKWTVEDKRPSAKA from the coding sequence ATGGGCAAATCGCTGGTCATTGTGGAATCCCCGGCTAAGGCCAAGACCATCAACAAGTATCTGGGTAACCAATACGTGGTGAAGTCGAGTATCGGCCATATCCGAGACCTGCCCACCAGCGGTTCGGCTAGCGCCAGCAAAGAGCCTGCTGCCAAGCGCGGCAAGGCCGCTGCAGGTGAAGGTCCGGTGCTCACGCCGAAAGAGAAAGCGCGCAAGCAGCTGGTCTCGCGCATGGGTGTCGATCCCGATCATGGCTGGAAAGCCAAGTACGAGATCCTCCCGGGCAAGGAAAAAGTCATCGAAGAGCTGCGCCGGCTCGCCAAAGATGCTGACACCATCTATCTCGCAACCGACTTGGATCGCGAGGGGGAAGCCATTGCCTGGCACCTGCGCGAAGCCATCGGTGGTGACGACAGCCGCTATAAGCGCGTGGTGTTCAACGAAATCACCAAGAAAGCGATCCAGGAAGCCTTTTCCAAGCCGGGTGAGCTGGACATCGACCGTGTCAACGCCCAGCAGGCGCGTCGCTTCCTCGACCGCGTGGTGGGTTACATGGTTTCGCCGCTGCTGTGGGCCAAGGTCGCCCGTGGCCTGTCCGCTGGTCGCGTGCAATCGGTTGCCGTGAAGCTGGTGGTCGAGCGTGAGCGTGAAATCCGCGCGTTCAACCCGGAAGAGTACTGGGAAGTTCACGCCGACCTCGGCACCGCCAAGGGCGCGACCGTGCGCTTCGACGTGGCTCGCGAGAAAGGCGAAGCCTTCAAGCCGCTCAACGAAGTCCAGGCCATGGCCGCGCTGGAGAAGCTCAAGGCTTCCAGCTACAGCATCGTCAAGCGCGAAGACAAACCGACCAGCAGCAAGCCGTCGGCACCGTTCATCACCTCCACCCTGCAGCAGGCCGCGAGTAACCGCCTGGGCTTCGGTGTGAAGAAAACCATGATGATGGCCCAGCGTTTGTACGAAGCCGGCTACATCACATATATGCGTACCGACTCCACCAACCTCTCGGCCGATGCCGTGACGATGGCGCGTACTTATATTGAAGGCGAGTTCGGCAAGAAGTACCTGCCGGAAAGCCCGAACGTCTACAGCAGCAAGGAAGGCGCACAAGAAGCTCACGAAGCGATTCGTCCGTCCGACGCCAATACCGAGCCAAGCAAGCTGTCGGGCATGGAGCGTGATGCCGAGCGGCTTTACGAACTGATCTGGCGCCAATTCCTGGCCTGCCAGATGCTGCCGGCGCAATACCTGTCGACCACAGTCACCGTCGGTGCCGGCGACTTCGAACTGCGTGCCAAGGGCCGCATCCTGAAGTTCGACGGTTACACCCGCGTCATGCCGCAAATTGCCAAACCAGGCGATGATGATGTGCTGCCGGATATGGCCCAAGGCGACGCGATGAAGCTGATCAAGCTTGATCCGACTCAGCACTTCACCAAGCCGCCGGCGCGTTACTCGGAAGCGAGCCTGGTTAAGGAAATGGAAAAACGCGGCATCGGTCGTCCTTCGACCTACGCGGCGATCATTTCGACCATCCAGGACCGCGGCTACGTGGCGCTGCACAACCGTCGTTTCTATTCGGAAAAGATGGGCGACATCGTCACCGAGCGTCTGGCCGAGAGCTTCTCCAATCTCATGGACTACGGCTTCACTGCCGGCATGGAAGAGAACCTCGATGACGTCGCTCAGGGCGAGCGCGACTGGAAAAACGTGCTCGACGAGTTCTACGGCGACTTCAAGAAGAAACTCGAAGTAGCCGAAAGCGCCGAAGGCGGCATGCGCGCCAACCAGCCGGTAATGACTGACATTCCGTGTGTGTTGTGCGGTCGTCCGATGCAGATCCGCACTGCTTCGACGGGCGTATTCCTCGGTTGCTCAGGCTACAGCCTGCCGCCGAAAGAGCGCTGCAAAGCCACTGTCAACCTGGTGCCGGGCGATGAAATCGCCGCGGACGACGAGGGTGAGTCCGAGTCGCTGGTCCTGCGTGGCAAGCACCGCTGCCCGATCTGCAGCACGGCCATGGACGCTTACCTGCTCGACGAGAAGCGCAAGCTGCACATCTGCGGTAACAACCCGGATTGCTCTGGTTACGAAATCGAAGAGGGCACCTACCGCATCAAGGGCTACGAAGGTCCGAGCCTGGAGTGCGACAAGTGCGGCAGCGAGATGCAGCTCAAGACCGGCCGTTTCGGCAAGTTCTTCGGTTGCACCAACGCCACCTGCAAGAACACCCGCAAGCTGCTGAAAAGCGGTGACGCGGCGCCACCGAAGATGGACCCGGTGAAGATGCCTGAGCTCAAATGCGAAAAGGTCAACGACACTTATATCCTGCGCGACGGTGCTTCCGGCCTGTTCCTGGCGGCCAGCCAGTTCCCGAAAAATCGCGAGACTCGTGCTCCATTGGTCATGGAGATCGTGCCGCACAAGGATGAGATCGATCCGAAGTATCACTTCCTCTGCGAAGCGCCGAAGAAAGACCCGGACGGTCTCCCAGCAGTGATCCGTTATAGCCGCAAGACCAAAGAGCAGTACGTGCAGACAGAGGTCGACGGTAAACCGACTGGCTGGAAGGCGTATTACGACGGCGGTAAGTGGACGGTTGAAGACAAGCGTCCATCAGCCAAGGCTTAA
- a CDS encoding DUF6586 family protein translates to MAHELYTRTNQKIYFAGLSLEALAKAEEGRAMNSLALIQAGRESALFHLYGALLGLCHEIAGFYRLPQANAPRAEMLLTREVLETIAIPEMAEMVELAQNPETWLAKLLSAHAALFQPPRAPHKPKGDVTQPLILAVNLDEEEAPEELSREELESWRQNLKGLAIRFREGLNEC, encoded by the coding sequence ATGGCCCACGAACTCTATACCCGTACCAACCAGAAGATTTATTTCGCCGGCCTGTCGCTGGAAGCGCTCGCCAAAGCCGAAGAGGGGCGGGCGATGAACTCCCTGGCACTGATTCAGGCCGGGCGCGAATCGGCGTTGTTTCACCTGTACGGTGCGCTGTTGGGGCTGTGCCATGAAATCGCCGGTTTCTATCGGCTGCCTCAGGCCAATGCGCCGCGGGCAGAGATGCTGCTGACCCGCGAGGTGCTCGAAACCATCGCTATTCCGGAAATGGCCGAGATGGTTGAGCTGGCGCAAAACCCTGAAACCTGGCTGGCCAAGCTGCTGTCGGCACATGCCGCACTGTTTCAGCCGCCTCGCGCTCCGCACAAGCCTAAGGGCGATGTGACGCAGCCGCTCATTCTGGCCGTTAATCTGGATGAGGAAGAGGCACCGGAGGAGTTGAGTCGGGAAGAGCTGGAGAGCTGGCGTCAGAACCTTAAAGGTCTGGCGATTCGGTTTCGCGAAGGGTTGAACGAGTGCTGA
- the sulA gene encoding SOS-induced cell division inhibitor SulA has product MQFPHTSQQAQLPLFEAFMAQPLAPILKDVVESPWSAEPEVFSELSLRGAAGNCLNLLAPILRELSQDQDARWLTLIAPPASLTQAWLRDAGLNRERILLLQPRGTQSAQQLTCEALRLGRSHTVVSWLNPLSTTLRQQLISAARIGDAQSLNIRLG; this is encoded by the coding sequence ATGCAGTTCCCACATACCTCACAGCAAGCCCAACTGCCGTTGTTCGAGGCCTTTATGGCACAGCCATTGGCGCCGATTCTGAAAGACGTGGTCGAATCGCCCTGGAGCGCTGAGCCTGAAGTCTTCAGCGAGCTATCACTGCGCGGCGCGGCCGGGAACTGCCTGAACCTTCTGGCACCGATTCTCAGGGAACTGAGTCAGGATCAGGATGCACGCTGGCTGACACTGATCGCCCCGCCTGCCAGCCTGACACAAGCCTGGTTACGGGACGCCGGTCTGAACCGTGAGCGCATTCTGCTTCTGCAACCGCGCGGCACGCAGAGCGCTCAGCAGTTGACCTGCGAAGCCTTGCGACTTGGTCGCAGCCATACGGTCGTCAGCTGGCTTAACCCGCTGAGCACAACGTTGCGGCAACAGTTGATCAGCGCCGCCCGTATCGGGGATGCGCAAAGTCTGAATATTCGACTGGGTTAA
- the lexA gene encoding transcriptional repressor LexA, whose amino-acid sequence MLKLTPRQAEILAFIKRCLEDNGYPPTRAEIAQELGFKSPNAAEEHLKALARKGAIEMTPGASRGIRIPGFEAKADESSLPIIGRVAAGAPILAQQHIEESCNINPSFFHPRADYLLRVHGMSMKDVGIFDGDLLAVHTTREARNGQIVVARIGDEVTVKRFKRDGSKVWLIAENPEFAPIEVNLKDQELVIEGLSVGVIRR is encoded by the coding sequence ATGCTAAAGCTGACGCCACGCCAAGCAGAGATTCTGGCCTTCATCAAACGTTGCCTCGAAGACAACGGCTACCCGCCGACCCGCGCGGAAATCGCTCAGGAACTGGGTTTCAAGTCGCCCAATGCGGCGGAAGAACACCTCAAGGCGCTGGCCCGCAAGGGGGCGATCGAGATGACCCCGGGCGCCTCCCGCGGCATCCGCATCCCGGGCTTCGAAGCCAAGGCCGACGAGTCCAGCTTGCCAATCATTGGCCGGGTGGCTGCCGGTGCGCCGATCCTCGCCCAGCAGCACATCGAAGAATCCTGCAACATCAACCCTTCATTCTTCCATCCTCGCGCTGACTATCTGCTGCGGGTCCATGGCATGAGCATGAAGGACGTCGGCATTTTCGACGGTGACCTGCTGGCAGTCCACACCACCCGTGAAGCCCGTAACGGCCAGATCGTGGTGGCGCGGATCGGCGACGAAGTGACCGTCAAGCGCTTCAAGCGCGACGGCAGCAAGGTTTGGTTGATTGCCGAAAACCCTGAATTCGCCCCTATCGAAGTCAACCTGAAAGATCAGGAACTGGTTATCGAAGGCTTGAGTGTCGGCGTGATTCGCCGCTAA
- a CDS encoding TetR/AcrR family transcriptional regulator — MAQSETVERILDAAEQLFAEKGFAETSLRLITSKAGVNLAAVNYHFGSKKALIQAVFSRFLGPFCLSLDKELERRQARPENKPTLEELLEILVEQALVVQPRSGNDLSIFMRLLGLAFSQSQGHLRRYLEDMYGKVFRRYMMLVNEAAPRIPPIELFWRVHFMLGAAAFSMSGIKALRAIAETDFGVNTSIEQVMRLMVPFLAAGMRAETGVTDTAMATAQLRPRSKSAPVAAKV; from the coding sequence ATGGCCCAGTCGGAAACCGTTGAACGCATTCTCGATGCTGCCGAGCAGTTGTTCGCGGAAAAAGGTTTTGCTGAAACCTCATTGCGTCTGATCACCAGCAAGGCCGGTGTCAATCTGGCGGCGGTGAATTATCACTTCGGGTCGAAGAAGGCGCTTATTCAGGCGGTCTTCTCGCGTTTTCTCGGGCCGTTCTGCCTCAGTCTCGATAAAGAGCTGGAACGCCGTCAGGCCAGGCCCGAGAACAAACCGACCCTTGAAGAGTTGCTGGAGATCCTCGTCGAGCAAGCGCTGGTGGTGCAGCCACGCAGCGGCAATGATCTCTCCATCTTCATGCGTTTGCTCGGGCTGGCGTTCAGTCAGAGCCAAGGGCACTTGCGTCGTTATCTGGAAGATATGTACGGCAAGGTGTTCCGCCGCTACATGATGCTGGTCAACGAGGCCGCGCCGCGCATTCCACCGATCGAACTGTTCTGGCGTGTGCATTTCATGCTCGGTGCCGCGGCGTTCAGTATGTCGGGGATCAAGGCCTTGCGTGCGATTGCCGAGACCGACTTCGGCGTCAACACCTCCATCGAGCAAGTGATGCGTCTGATGGTGCCGTTCCTGGCCGCTGGCATGCGGGCCGAAACCGGCGTCACCGACACGGCCATGGCCACCGCGCAGTTGCGTCCACGCAGCAAATCGGCTCCGGTCGCCGCCAAGGTTTAG
- the nagZ gene encoding beta-N-acetylhexosaminidase, whose translation MQGSLMVDVAGTWLTAEDRQLLRQPEVGGLIIFARNIEHPRQVRELSASIRAIRPDLLLAVDQEGGRVQRLRQGFVRLPAMRAIADNPNAEELAEQCGWIMATEVLAVGLDLSFAPVLDLDYQRSAVVGTRSFEGDPERAALLAGAFIRGMNCAGMAATGKHFPGHGWAEADSHVAIPNDERSLEEIRANDLVPFARLSKQLAAVMPAHVIYPQVDSQPAGFSRRWLQDILRGELQFDGVIFSDDLSMAGAHVVGDAASRIEAALTAGCDMGLVCNDRAAAELALNAAQRLKVKPSARIARMRGQAYANTEYRQDPRWLAAIGALREAQLID comes from the coding sequence CTGCAAGGCTCGTTGATGGTGGACGTCGCCGGTACCTGGCTGACGGCTGAAGATCGCCAATTGTTGCGCCAGCCCGAAGTGGGTGGCCTGATCATTTTTGCCCGCAACATCGAGCATCCGCGTCAAGTGCGCGAGTTGAGCGCTTCGATCCGTGCCATTCGTCCCGATCTGCTGCTGGCGGTGGATCAAGAGGGCGGTCGGGTTCAGCGGCTGCGTCAAGGCTTCGTGCGGTTGCCAGCCATGCGCGCCATCGCCGATAACCCGAATGCCGAAGAGCTGGCCGAGCAGTGTGGCTGGATCATGGCGACCGAAGTGCTCGCGGTCGGTCTCGACTTGAGCTTCGCCCCGGTGCTGGACCTGGATTACCAGCGCAGCGCGGTGGTCGGCACCCGTTCGTTCGAAGGCGATCCAGAGCGTGCCGCCTTGCTCGCCGGTGCATTCATCCGCGGCATGAACTGTGCCGGAATGGCCGCCACCGGCAAGCATTTCCCAGGTCATGGTTGGGCCGAGGCCGATTCCCACGTCGCGATTCCCAACGACGAGCGCAGCCTCGAGGAAATTCGCGCCAACGACCTGGTGCCGTTTGCGCGATTGAGCAAGCAATTGGCTGCCGTCATGCCGGCCCACGTTATTTATCCACAAGTCGATTCCCAACCTGCAGGTTTCTCCCGTCGCTGGTTGCAGGACATCCTGCGCGGCGAACTGCAGTTCGACGGTGTGATCTTCAGCGACGACCTGTCGATGGCCGGCGCCCACGTGGTCGGCGACGCCGCCAGTCGCATCGAAGCGGCATTGACCGCCGGTTGCGACATGGGCCTGGTGTGCAACGATCGCGCAGCTGCCGAGTTGGCCTTGAACGCCGCCCAGCGTTTGAAGGTCAAGCCTTCGGCGCGTATCGCGCGGATGCGCGGGCAGGCATACGCCAACACCGAATACCGTCAAGACCCGCGCTGGCTGGCGGCCATCGGCGCGCTCAGAGAAGCTCAATTGATTGATTAA
- a CDS encoding S-methyl-5'-thioinosine phosphorylase produces MTVYAIIGGTGLTQLEGLSIRQSLAVDTPYGAPSAEVQVGEFAGKEVLFLARHGHPHRFPPHQVNYRANLWALKQAGAEAILAVNAVGGIHTAMGTGHFCVPHQLIDYTSGREHTYFADDLEQVTHIDFSYPYNEPLRQQLIAALAAEGVGYSSHGVYACTQGPRLETVAEIARLERDGCDIVGMTGMPEAALARELELDYACLALVVNPAAGKSTAVITMAEIEQALHDGMGKVKSTLARVLAG; encoded by the coding sequence ATGACGGTTTACGCGATTATCGGTGGCACCGGCCTGACTCAACTTGAAGGCCTGAGCATTCGTCAGTCATTGGCGGTGGACACGCCTTACGGCGCGCCTTCGGCCGAGGTGCAGGTCGGTGAGTTCGCCGGCAAGGAAGTGCTGTTTCTCGCGCGTCATGGGCACCCACACCGTTTCCCGCCGCATCAGGTGAACTACCGCGCCAACCTGTGGGCCTTGAAGCAGGCCGGTGCCGAAGCGATTCTCGCGGTCAACGCCGTGGGCGGGATTCATACTGCAATGGGCACCGGGCATTTCTGCGTGCCGCATCAATTGATCGACTACACCAGCGGTCGCGAACACACCTATTTTGCCGATGACCTGGAACAGGTCACACACATCGACTTCAGCTATCCCTACAACGAACCCCTGCGTCAGCAATTGATCGCGGCGTTGGCGGCTGAAGGGGTTGGCTATAGCAGCCATGGCGTGTACGCCTGCACCCAGGGACCACGTCTTGAAACCGTCGCTGAAATTGCGCGGCTGGAACGTGATGGTTGCGACATCGTCGGCATGACCGGGATGCCTGAAGCGGCATTGGCACGTGAGCTGGAGCTGGACTACGCATGCCTGGCGCTGGTGGTGAATCCGGCGGCGGGCAAGTCGACAGCGGTGATCACCATGGCCGAGATCGAGCAGGCATTGCATGACGGGATGGGCAAGGTTAAATCGACATTGGCGCGGGTGCTGGCTGGTTGA